A DNA window from Malus domestica chromosome 12, GDT2T_hap1 contains the following coding sequences:
- the LOC103449291 gene encoding uncharacterized protein — protein MKIELFCFSGDNPYSWLVLAEEYMDYHGVEPHNRITMEGLYFTDDAALWFKWYKLHVGWTDAQLLGVFLDGLKMDLKDDVLALGPRSLARTIDLTRIYDNKQQQRRTSFSSYSSRPSHEVPAASSMVVVSHTKPHLSSPAQLPLHLSPAEVHVAAVSEVTSDLILEDTPPVSDEPLLDETVPIALNTLVSPKRTQWRVMHLVGYSYTLPIWVFIDSGVDFNFLSPSIAMHLGLRIDHSLVEQVVVANGSICYTQGIAYNFTMTLYDYTFSSDIRLLAVRGCNLFLEAEWLETLGFIGWHFKHKVMEFQIKGHNYRLVGLHSSDSPPHLPSSPSASSRPHIESLLASLLSASSPPEAVHPIHPSLISLLDSYSDLFVAPTGLPPHQEFDHIITLLLGTYLSMSVLTTTPMFKKTEMEKQVDEMLAACLIRPSSSPFSSPALLVHKVDLTWCFCVDYRGLNQVTVKFSFPVPIIDELLDELRGAKIVSKLNLQYGFHQIRMYEPDIPKTDFRTHDGHFEFLVMLFGLCNAPSTFQTLMNSIFKPFLRKFVLVFFDDILIFSPNLPTHLYNITFVFDVLRAHALKVK, from the exons ATGAAAATTGAACTTTTCTGTTTCTCCGGCGATAACCCATATAGCTGGTTAGTGTTAGCTGAGGAGTACATGGACTACCATGGGGTCGAACCTCACAACCGGATCACGATGGAGGGCCTCTATTTCACCGACGATGCGGCTTTATGGTTCAAGTGGTATAAGTTGCATGTGGG GTGGACCGATGCACAGCTTCTGGGTGTCTTTCTTGATGGGCTTAAGATGGACTTAAAAGATGATGTCTTAGCCCTGGGCCCTCGTTCGTTGGCCCGCACCATTGATCTTACCCGTATCTACGATAATAAGCAACAACAGCGTCGCACTTCTTTCAGCTCATACTCTTCTCGCCCTTCCCACGAGGTCCCGGCAGCATCATCGATGGTGGTTGTTTCCCATACCAAACCACATCTCTCCTCCCCGGCCCAGCTACCGCTGCACCTATCTCCAGCCGAAGTCC ATGTCGCAGCTGTCTCTGAAGTTACCTCCGACTTGATCCTCGAAGACACTCCGCCCGTGTCTGACGAGCCCTTACTGGATGAGACAGTGCCCATTGCCCTCAACACCCTGGTTTCGCCCAAACGCACCCAATGGCGTGTCATGCACCTTGTAGGGTACAGTTACACATTGCCTATCTGGGTTTTCATCGACTCTGGCGTGGACTTTAATTTCCTCAGCCCCTCGATCGCGATGCATCTTGGCTTGCGCATCGATCATTCTTTGGTGGAACAAGTGGTTGTCGCTAATGGGAGTATCTGCTATACCCAAGGTATCGCTTACAACTTTACAATGACCCTGTATGACTATACATTTTCCTCTGACATTCGCTTACTTGCGGTACGGGGCTGCAATTTGTTCCTCGAGGCTGAGTGGTTAGAAACTTTAGGTTTTATTGGGTGGCATTTCAAGCACAAAGTCATGGAGTTTCAAATTAAGGGCCATAATTATCGCTTGGTGGGACTCCACTCCTCGGATTCTCCTCCCCATTTGCCTTCATCACCGTCGGCATCCTCCAGACCCCACATTGAGTCCCTTCTCGCCTCTCTTTTGAGTGCTTCTTCACCACCTGAGGCGGTCCACCCTATACACCCATCACTCATCTCCCTTCTGGACAGCTACTCAGACCTCTTTGTTGCTCCAACGGGCCTTCCTCCTCATCAGGAATTTGATCACATAATCACTTTGTTGCTAGGTACTTATCTATCAATGTCTGTCCTTACCACTACACCCATGTTCAAAAAAACTGAAATGGAAAAACAGGTGGATGAAATGCTTGCCGCATGCCTCATTCGACCCAGCTCCAGTCCATTCTCTTCTCCCGCACTCTTGGTTCACAAAGTCGACCTGACTTGGTGCTTTTGTGTGGATTACAGGGGCCTTAATCAAGTGACTGTCAAATTTTCATTCCCGGTTCCCATCATCGATGAGCTTCTTGACGAACTTCGGGGTGCTAAGATCGTTTCTAAGTTAAATCTCCAGTACGGATTTCACCAAATTCGTATGTATGAACCGGACATTCCGAAGACAGATTTTCGCACCCATGACGggcattttgaatttttggtcaTGCTTTTTGGCCTGTGTAATGCGCCCTCCACATTCCAAACACTCATGAACTccattttcaagccatttttacGTAAGTTTGTCTTGGTTTTTTTCGATGATATCCTCATCTTTAGCCCCAACTTACCTACTCATCTGTATAATATAACCTTTGTCTTTGATGTTCTTAGAGCACATGCTCTGAAAGTGAAGTAG